Proteins encoded by one window of Paenibacillus urinalis:
- a CDS encoding nucleoside 2-deoxyribosyltransferase — MNSVETKPLRVYMAGFEVFRTDASELGQHMKALCAEYGFEGIFPLDKDIKPQPTRHETAAAIFEGNVRLIEKCDIIIANLNPFRGQEPDSGTVFECGLGYGLGKKLYAHVLDARTMGEKLAPATDPATGLYEDGMTIENFNLPTNLMLGIPVTIVEGTLEDALKRLRTDLGMDAEQSH, encoded by the coding sequence ATGAACTCCGTAGAAACAAAACCTCTCCGTGTCTATATGGCTGGCTTTGAGGTGTTCCGTACCGATGCTTCCGAGCTCGGGCAACACATGAAGGCGCTGTGCGCTGAATATGGATTTGAAGGTATTTTTCCACTAGACAAGGATATTAAACCCCAGCCTACACGACATGAGACGGCGGCCGCTATATTCGAAGGCAATGTGAGACTGATCGAGAAATGTGATATCATCATCGCCAATCTGAATCCCTTCCGCGGGCAGGAGCCGGATTCCGGCACCGTATTTGAATGCGGGCTTGGATACGGACTTGGCAAGAAGCTGTATGCCCATGTTCTTGATGCACGTACGATGGGGGAGAAGCTAGCACCTGCGACAGATCCTGCGACAGGACTGTATGAAGACGGTATGACGATTGAGAACTTCAATCTGCCCACCAATCTCATGCTCGGCATTCCTGTTACCATTGTAGAAGGGACGTTAGAGGATGCGTTAAAGAGACTTCGTACAGATCTGGGTATGGATGCTGAGCAGTCTCACTGA
- a CDS encoding quinone oxidoreductase family protein, producing the protein MKASVFREFGGPEVLHIEDVQTPALKPGCVLVRMKAVGLNYADVYRRKGNYHLEGEPPYILGYEGAGIVVETADDVTGLPPGSRVGFADVPHANSELVLVPQEKAIKLPSEITYDQAATVLLQGMTAHYLLNDSYPVQAGDEILVHAAAGGVGQLLVQLAKAKGARVLGVTSSSSKRDIALQAGADEVLLYNEGNWVDQARQWSYKQEGVRAAYDSVGSTLMDTFRAVQIKGHIVFYGMAGGNPVPVDPRMLMDTSKTLTGGDLWNHVTDHADRVRRANDLFTAITSGDIKLAEPMKFSLDRAAEAHQWIESRQSTGKILLIP; encoded by the coding sequence ATGAAAGCTTCAGTATTTAGGGAATTTGGTGGTCCTGAGGTGCTGCACATTGAAGATGTGCAGACGCCTGCACTTAAGCCGGGCTGTGTGCTTGTTCGAATGAAGGCCGTCGGTCTAAATTATGCAGATGTGTATCGCAGAAAAGGAAATTATCATCTGGAGGGGGAACCGCCCTACATATTAGGCTACGAAGGAGCCGGTATTGTGGTGGAGACTGCAGACGATGTTACAGGCTTGCCGCCAGGCAGCCGTGTGGGTTTTGCTGATGTTCCACATGCAAATAGTGAGCTGGTATTGGTTCCTCAGGAGAAAGCCATTAAGCTGCCTTCCGAGATTACGTATGACCAGGCAGCAACCGTGCTGCTACAGGGTATGACGGCCCATTACTTGTTAAATGACAGTTATCCTGTACAGGCTGGGGATGAGATTCTGGTGCACGCAGCTGCAGGTGGAGTAGGTCAGCTGCTTGTCCAGCTTGCCAAAGCAAAAGGGGCAAGAGTATTAGGGGTTACTTCTAGCTCGTCAAAGCGTGACATTGCTCTGCAAGCGGGAGCTGATGAAGTTCTGCTGTACAATGAAGGCAATTGGGTAGATCAAGCAAGGCAATGGTCGTACAAGCAGGAAGGTGTCAGAGCGGCCTATGACTCGGTTGGAAGTACGTTAATGGACACTTTCCGAGCAGTTCAAATCAAAGGCCATATCGTGTTCTACGGCATGGCCGGAGGTAATCCTGTTCCAGTCGATCCAAGGATGCTGATGGATACGTCCAAAACATTAACCGGGGGAGACTTATGGAATCATGTGACAGATCATGCCGACCGTGTGCGGCGGGCGAACGACCTATTTACAGCCATTACAAGCGGAGACATTAAACTAGCTGAACCCATGAAATTTTCGCTTGATCGTGCAGCAGAAGCACATCAATGGATTGAAAGTCGGCAAAGCACAGGAAAAATTCTGCTCATTCCCTAA
- a CDS encoding glycosyltransferase has product MDKVGLVMRKIQFAEAQGPRVFADRLQSIGRELGVEIVFISPERHVSGYDWVQGYEHEKGDLVNYDIVLDQLYSQNIEHVIYTVSGFTFLKMFLDKSVLFPHSFPDPALTGYEMMKPFYSIVDKAIVQTEFLKREMNSNYGVQDITVIPIGFDEELAKKHYDPSAVVDNRVMWIGRDEANRRPDLVLEYARQNPDKEVFMVFGGRRYKESMKKYDIPDNIQLRFALTQDEVFELMNSSKVYWSSSRFDTFAMPLTEALAMGKMVVKPEHPCYGHINSTHAFSGNDRNFFELVNMACASPRRTSEDNRDYAFSAFSRTVMKEGYRRFFDTWLK; this is encoded by the coding sequence TTGGATAAGGTTGGACTCGTAATGCGCAAAATTCAGTTTGCCGAAGCACAAGGACCTCGGGTTTTTGCAGACAGGCTGCAGAGCATCGGACGGGAGCTGGGTGTCGAGATCGTATTTATATCGCCGGAGCGGCATGTCAGCGGATATGACTGGGTGCAAGGCTATGAGCACGAGAAGGGGGATCTGGTTAATTATGATATCGTGCTGGATCAGCTCTATTCTCAAAATATAGAGCATGTGATTTACACGGTATCCGGCTTTACTTTTCTGAAGATGTTCCTCGATAAAAGCGTACTCTTTCCGCACAGCTTCCCCGATCCTGCGCTGACCGGCTATGAGATGATGAAGCCGTTCTATTCCATTGTGGACAAGGCGATTGTACAGACGGAGTTCTTGAAGAGAGAGATGAACTCAAATTACGGCGTTCAGGACATTACCGTTATCCCCATCGGGTTCGATGAAGAACTGGCGAAGAAGCATTATGATCCGTCTGCGGTCGTGGATAACCGGGTCATGTGGATTGGGCGGGATGAGGCAAACCGCAGGCCGGATCTCGTGCTGGAGTATGCAAGACAGAATCCGGACAAGGAAGTCTTCATGGTGTTCGGTGGACGCCGGTATAAGGAGAGCATGAAGAAGTATGATATTCCGGATAATATTCAGCTTCGCTTTGCTCTGACTCAAGATGAGGTGTTCGAGCTGATGAATTCCTCCAAGGTGTACTGGAGCTCTTCACGCTTTGATACATTTGCCATGCCGCTGACAGAAGCACTGGCCATGGGCAAAATGGTGGTGAAGCCCGAGCATCCCTGCTATGGTCATATCAACTCTACCCATGCCTTCAGCGGGAATGACCGCAATTTCTTCGAGCTGGTGAACATGGCCTGCGCTTCTCCGCGCAGAACGTCTGAGGATAACCGGGACTATGCCTTCAGTGCATTCTCCAGAACGGTAATGAAGGAAGGCTATCGCAGGTTCTTTGATACATGGCTTAAGTAG
- a CDS encoding cold-shock protein — protein MQTGTVKWFNAEKGFGFIEVEGGSDVFVHFSAITGEGFKTLDEGQRVEFNVVEGNRGPQAENVVKVY, from the coding sequence ATGCAAACAGGTACAGTTAAATGGTTTAACGCAGAGAAAGGCTTCGGTTTCATCGAAGTTGAAGGCGGAAGCGACGTTTTCGTACATTTCAGCGCAATCACTGGCGAAGGTTTCAAAACCCTCGACGAAGGACAACGCGTTGAATTCAACGTGGTAGAAGGAAACCGCGGACCACAAGCAGAGAACGTAGTAAAAGTATACTAA
- a CDS encoding glycerophosphodiester phosphodiesterase family protein, translating to MIEQLESAAGMVVAGHRGYKSAYPENTLLSFKRAIEVGCHMVEFDLRMSKDREVVVIHDATVDRTTNGSGEVREQTLAELKKLDAGGWFAPEFEGLKIPTFQELCQLLAGYPDILLNVEIKSSPDAKDTADAAIELLHAYELYERCVFTCFDAEIIAYLYDHYGAKTQGFKAEVMRNFVHGENGTYSKMWAIGIEMSLLHREDVQAFRNRGLQVWSY from the coding sequence ATGATTGAGCAACTGGAATCCGCAGCAGGCATGGTCGTCGCAGGACATCGGGGGTATAAATCAGCTTACCCGGAGAATACACTGCTATCCTTCAAGCGTGCTATTGAAGTAGGTTGTCACATGGTGGAGTTTGACCTGCGTATGTCAAAGGACCGTGAAGTCGTCGTTATTCATGATGCAACAGTGGACCGCACGACGAATGGGAGCGGTGAAGTGAGGGAGCAGACCCTCGCGGAGCTGAAGAAACTGGATGCGGGAGGCTGGTTCGCTCCGGAGTTCGAAGGCCTTAAAATCCCTACATTTCAAGAGCTGTGCCAGCTGCTTGCCGGATATCCGGACATCTTGCTGAACGTGGAGATCAAATCCAGCCCGGATGCGAAGGATACCGCCGATGCTGCAATAGAGCTGCTTCATGCATATGAACTGTATGAGAGATGTGTCTTCACCTGCTTTGATGCTGAAATTATCGCTTACCTCTATGATCACTATGGGGCCAAGACTCAGGGGTTCAAGGCGGAGGTCATGCGTAATTTTGTGCATGGGGAGAACGGCACATACTCCAAAATGTGGGCTATCGGGATAGAGATGTCGCTTCTTCATCGGGAGGATGTACAAGCATTTCGGAATAGGGGTCTGCAGGTGTGGAGCTACTGA
- the lspA gene encoding signal peptidase II gives MLFYITAIVILIIDQASKLWVREHMDIGEVIPVGSIVQQLEHYENSGMAFSLFQGYARLFGIVALVFIVLIMYYRQKGEIQGRVMNMGAGFLVGGAAGNMVDRFFRGTVTDFLKFSEEGGILNFADIALNVGVLLFIAGAGLSWLRSWRVRRSHF, from the coding sequence ATGCTATTTTATATTACGGCGATCGTTATATTGATTATAGACCAGGCTAGCAAGCTATGGGTTCGAGAGCATATGGACATTGGCGAAGTGATTCCTGTTGGCAGTATTGTTCAGCAATTAGAACACTATGAGAACTCGGGGATGGCATTTAGCCTGTTCCAGGGGTATGCACGATTATTTGGCATCGTTGCGCTTGTGTTTATCGTACTTATTATGTACTACAGGCAAAAGGGAGAGATTCAAGGCCGGGTGATGAACATGGGGGCAGGCTTTCTAGTCGGCGGCGCGGCGGGGAACATGGTAGATCGATTCTTCCGAGGCACGGTGACCGATTTTCTTAAATTTTCGGAAGAAGGCGGAATACTGAATTTCGCAGATATCGCTTTGAATGTTGGTGTACTGCTGTTTATCGCAGGAGCCGGACTTAGCTGGCTGAGATCCTGGAGGGTGCGCCGCTCGCATTTTTGA
- a CDS encoding ABC transporter substrate-binding protein yields MLLIAGGAALMLTACGSSEGASGKVQIEFFQNKPEAKESFDKLVEKFNQEQSEIEVIQVNPPDAETVLKTRLVKNDVPDIMALGATDTFSMLSQSGIFMEQTDQEMIDLINPSYIQMVKDVSGLEELTGIPFATNANGIMYNKTLFREMGLEVPKTWDELIATAEKIKDAGKIPFYLTYKDDWQTNLAFNSLAPNLEGIDFYLQRREGEVTFQERYREIAEKQLKILDYGHSDNFGKTYADGNRAFANGDAFMYIQGTWAIPEIRKANPDIEIGFFPFPTGNDPEEIKLVNGIDTLLTISEDTEHQAEAIEFIKFLLREDNMKQYIDEQNLFAAVEGVTQDDSSVAEILPYIERGQVTDFADHYIPSAVQLNSIVQEFLQVGDIDAYLKKLDEEWDKVANRR; encoded by the coding sequence ATGCTCCTCATTGCCGGTGGAGCAGCATTAATGCTTACCGCATGCGGCAGCAGCGAAGGGGCCTCAGGCAAGGTCCAGATTGAGTTCTTCCAGAACAAGCCCGAGGCGAAGGAATCCTTTGACAAGCTTGTAGAGAAATTTAATCAGGAGCAGTCTGAAATTGAAGTGATACAGGTCAATCCACCGGATGCAGAAACGGTGCTTAAGACCCGGCTTGTAAAGAATGATGTCCCGGACATTATGGCGCTGGGCGCAACGGATACATTCTCGATGCTGTCTCAGAGCGGTATTTTCATGGAACAGACCGATCAGGAAATGATCGATTTGATCAATCCGAGCTATATTCAGATGGTTAAAGACGTAAGTGGTCTTGAAGAGCTTACAGGGATTCCATTTGCAACAAATGCAAACGGTATCATGTACAATAAGACGCTGTTCCGCGAGATGGGGCTTGAGGTTCCGAAGACTTGGGATGAGCTGATTGCGACAGCGGAGAAAATTAAAGATGCAGGTAAAATACCTTTTTACCTAACTTATAAAGACGACTGGCAGACCAACCTTGCTTTTAATTCACTTGCACCAAACTTGGAGGGGATTGACTTCTATCTGCAGCGCAGAGAAGGTGAAGTTACATTCCAGGAGCGTTACCGCGAAATAGCCGAGAAGCAGCTTAAGATTCTCGATTATGGACACAGTGACAACTTCGGTAAGACCTATGCAGACGGCAACCGTGCCTTCGCGAACGGAGATGCCTTCATGTATATCCAAGGTACTTGGGCAATCCCAGAGATACGTAAGGCCAACCCGGATATTGAGATCGGCTTCTTCCCTTTCCCGACAGGAAATGACCCTGAAGAGATCAAGCTGGTAAACGGAATTGACACGCTGCTCACGATCTCTGAAGATACAGAGCATCAGGCTGAGGCTATTGAATTTATCAAATTTTTGCTGCGTGAAGATAATATGAAGCAGTATATTGATGAGCAGAACTTGTTTGCGGCAGTAGAAGGCGTAACGCAGGATGATTCGAGCGTAGCTGAGATCCTTCCTTATATCGAGAGAGGCCAGGTCACCGACTTTGCTGACCACTACATTCCGTCTGCTGTTCAGCTGAATTCAATTGTACAGGAATTTTTGCAGGTCGGAGACATTGATGCTTATCTTAAGAAGCTCGACGAAGAGTGGGATAAGGTAGCAAATCGAAGATAG
- a CDS encoding nucleoside hydrolase has product MKKVIIDTDTAGDDTIAILTALHYFDVQGITITGGNVEFNQEVENALYTVQVAGKGGQVPVYKGYERPMLTLGSGQHRYVDDVHGDDGMGGAHFPLADQRPESGHAVDYIIETVHANPGQIHLLAIAPLTNIAMAIQKDPSIASLIPHIYIMGGANNSLGNITPAAEYNFYTDPEAAQIVLHSGIPMTMVGWEMCTRYSIMDDQDHEEIAALGTAGAQFFIDINKVVMQFNKSVHRLPGTTHPDTLLMAAAADELIMTRTGQYFVDVEVGGQYTRGYSVVDINGRLGQAPNVRVCEEIDREAFKRMLLDVLSSIK; this is encoded by the coding sequence ATGAAGAAAGTCATTATTGATACGGATACCGCCGGTGATGACACGATTGCGATCCTGACGGCTCTCCATTATTTTGACGTGCAGGGAATTACGATTACAGGCGGTAATGTGGAATTTAACCAAGAGGTCGAGAATGCGCTGTACACGGTTCAGGTTGCGGGCAAAGGCGGACAAGTACCTGTGTACAAAGGGTATGAACGGCCAATGCTTACCCTTGGTTCAGGGCAGCACCGTTATGTCGATGATGTTCATGGAGATGACGGAATGGGAGGGGCTCATTTTCCATTAGCAGATCAGCGCCCTGAGTCAGGACATGCGGTAGATTATATCATTGAAACAGTGCACGCGAATCCGGGACAGATTCATCTTCTTGCCATTGCGCCGCTGACCAATATTGCGATGGCTATCCAAAAGGACCCGAGTATTGCATCCTTAATCCCTCATATCTATATTATGGGCGGAGCCAACAATTCGCTGGGGAACATCACACCGGCGGCTGAGTACAACTTCTACACAGATCCGGAAGCAGCTCAAATCGTGCTGCATTCCGGTATTCCCATGACCATGGTAGGCTGGGAGATGTGTACTCGCTATTCCATCATGGATGATCAGGATCATGAAGAGATTGCGGCACTGGGTACTGCCGGGGCTCAATTTTTTATCGATATCAACAAGGTCGTTATGCAGTTCAATAAGTCAGTACACAGGCTTCCTGGGACAACACACCCGGATACACTCCTAATGGCTGCTGCTGCAGATGAATTAATAATGACAAGAACAGGTCAATACTTTGTAGATGTTGAAGTGGGCGGTCAGTATACCAGAGGGTACAGTGTCGTTGATATTAATGGACGTCTGGGACAGGCACCAAATGTACGTGTATGTGAAGAGATCGATCGTGAAGCCTTCAAGCGAATGCTGCTTGATGTGCTCTCATCCATTAAATAG
- a CDS encoding cold-shock protein has product MYRRQVTEEIPEENTKVWSCTNDDCKGWMRDDFTFESEPSCSLCSSPMERQMRMLPVLSNATSDLKAMKKG; this is encoded by the coding sequence ATGTACAGACGTCAAGTAACAGAGGAAATCCCCGAGGAAAACACAAAAGTGTGGTCATGCACCAATGATGACTGCAAAGGCTGGATGCGGGACGACTTTACGTTCGAGAGCGAACCAAGCTGCAGTTTATGTTCCTCGCCAATGGAGCGGCAGATGAGAATGCTGCCTGTACTCTCCAACGCAACCAGTGATTTGAAAGCAATGAAAAAAGGTTAG
- a CDS encoding DUF6612 family protein, producing MKKWKCSMIGMILVLMLAACGAENESQEVTPTDEANTEATTGADNIEESTEAPAEETSAEIPTAEELLKQVSESSSSIESYSMDTNITQNITMAVDGQEQTQDVEMNMKQDMVLSPIAVYQEISTSLPAESGAQEIKQYITEDAIYSHVEGSWMKLPQESIGPLVEQFKSQGSAAEQYDQLNSIANEIEVTEEGDVYWLKANLSGDGVKDLAQEMIAQQGATDPQMAAMMEQMDIKSIDLSYSVNKETYYPADMTYNMEMSMEMEGQNVSILMAMDGSFSKYNELDKIDIPQEVLDASASQ from the coding sequence TTGAAAAAGTGGAAATGTTCAATGATCGGAATGATTCTCGTCCTTATGCTGGCGGCCTGCGGCGCAGAGAATGAGAGCCAGGAGGTCACACCTACGGATGAGGCAAACACAGAAGCGACAACAGGTGCAGATAACATCGAGGAATCGACAGAGGCACCAGCAGAAGAAACGTCAGCAGAGATTCCAACAGCGGAGGAGCTTCTGAAGCAGGTGTCTGAATCCAGCAGCAGCATAGAGAGCTACTCCATGGACACAAATATCACGCAAAATATTACGATGGCAGTTGACGGTCAAGAGCAAACTCAAGATGTAGAAATGAACATGAAGCAGGACATGGTTCTCTCACCCATTGCTGTATATCAAGAAATATCTACCTCTTTACCTGCAGAAAGCGGTGCTCAGGAGATCAAGCAATACATAACCGAAGACGCGATTTACTCCCATGTAGAGGGTTCATGGATGAAGCTCCCTCAGGAGTCCATTGGACCTTTGGTCGAGCAATTTAAGTCCCAAGGCAGTGCTGCCGAACAGTATGATCAGCTGAACAGCATCGCGAACGAGATCGAAGTAACGGAAGAGGGCGATGTATATTGGTTAAAAGCGAATTTGTCCGGTGATGGCGTTAAGGACCTTGCTCAAGAAATGATTGCACAGCAAGGTGCAACCGATCCGCAAATGGCAGCCATGATGGAGCAGATGGATATTAAGAGTATTGATCTGTCCTATAGCGTGAACAAAGAAACTTACTATCCTGCAGATATGACCTACAACATGGAGATGAGCATGGAAATGGAAGGTCAGAATGTAAGTATTCTTATGGCGATGGACGGCTCCTTCTCCAAGTATAATGAACTGGACAAAATTGATATTCCACAAGAAGTTCTCGATGCTTCAGCATCACAATAA
- a CDS encoding TetR/AcrR family transcriptional regulator, with product MGRSLETQQKLIRAAHVVIREKGIGGFTLEAVAKQAGVSKGGLLHHFPSKDALIEGILEEEMNQFERQLQQRYEHTEKKRGDLLRAYISLSSEPLDAQFGYFGLMAAVGINPTLLDLVKRKQNELNERLVQDANGSAEADLILMTLDGLLFNDLFQLNTLNSQRRSRMLRLLYALENMKLT from the coding sequence ATGGGGCGTTCCTTAGAAACACAGCAAAAGCTGATTCGCGCAGCACATGTTGTTATACGGGAGAAGGGGATAGGCGGGTTTACGTTAGAAGCGGTTGCCAAGCAGGCAGGCGTCAGCAAAGGTGGGCTGCTTCATCATTTCCCGTCCAAGGATGCCTTGATTGAAGGCATCCTTGAGGAGGAAATGAATCAGTTCGAGCGACAATTGCAACAGCGTTACGAGCATACAGAGAAGAAACGCGGTGATTTGCTTCGCGCCTATATTTCATTGTCGAGTGAGCCATTGGATGCGCAATTCGGCTATTTTGGCCTAATGGCAGCTGTTGGTATTAATCCGACTCTACTGGATCTGGTGAAACGTAAGCAGAACGAGTTAAACGAGCGCCTCGTGCAAGATGCCAACGGGAGTGCCGAAGCGGACCTCATCCTTATGACGCTCGATGGTTTGCTGTTTAACGATCTCTTTCAATTAAACACGCTAAATTCGCAGCGCAGAAGCAGAATGTTGCGTTTGTTGTATGCATTGGAGAACATGAAACTTACTTAA
- a CDS encoding prenyltransferase, translating to MSNWTFFKRMTRLFSVTVMIVPVVLGTITAYAFDKEFNFLLFLLTLVGAVSAHIFSNMVNDLWDYRNGTDTEAAETEGAISTNSGFLTTGTMSEKKFAVITWGFLVLAAVCGLILTIVSGWPILVLALVGALIAYFYVAPPIKFGYRGKGYSEIGIFISFGVLPVLGAYYVQTGEFAIAPLLLSLPVGMLTTMLLFNHHFLHWRADREIGKKTLVVMWGEERALRLSKIMTVLAYVLLIVSVVFGALPVYGLLAVVSVIPMYKVYKSLGKVNPSEAYLPLMGASQQSSVLCGLIMCIGLLIQGMA from the coding sequence ATGAGTAACTGGACTTTTTTTAAACGAATGACTCGATTATTTTCAGTGACCGTCATGATTGTTCCTGTTGTTCTTGGCACGATTACAGCCTATGCGTTTGATAAGGAGTTCAACTTCCTGTTGTTCTTGCTGACCTTGGTGGGGGCTGTATCCGCTCATATATTTTCGAACATGGTTAACGATCTGTGGGATTACCGTAACGGTACAGATACAGAGGCGGCTGAAACAGAAGGAGCAATATCAACGAATTCTGGATTCCTGACTACGGGAACGATGTCGGAGAAGAAGTTTGCTGTAATTACGTGGGGATTTCTTGTTCTAGCTGCGGTGTGCGGGCTGATTCTGACCATCGTCAGCGGCTGGCCGATTCTGGTGCTTGCCCTGGTTGGTGCGCTTATCGCATACTTCTATGTTGCGCCTCCGATCAAATTCGGATACCGCGGCAAAGGCTACAGTGAGATCGGGATCTTCATTTCATTCGGTGTACTGCCTGTACTTGGAGCGTATTATGTACAGACTGGTGAATTTGCAATTGCACCGCTGCTGCTGTCACTGCCTGTCGGCATGCTGACCACGATGCTGCTGTTTAACCACCATTTTCTGCATTGGCGTGCGGACCGTGAGATCGGCAAGAAAACGCTGGTCGTGATGTGGGGAGAAGAGCGGGCGCTGCGTCTGTCAAAAATAATGACGGTGCTCGCCTATGTGCTCTTGATTGTGAGTGTCGTGTTTGGGGCACTGCCTGTGTATGGGCTTCTGGCCGTTGTCTCTGTCATACCTATGTACAAAGTATATAAATCTCTCGGAAAAGTAAACCCGTCCGAGGCCTACCTTCCGCTTATGGGAGCTTCACAGCAATCCTCGGTGCTCTGCGGTTTGATCATGTGTATTGGACTATTGATTCAAGGAATGGCATGA
- a CDS encoding DinB family protein, which produces MLNMDSYTPHWLTHREVLHKLVTLDQDNLVHFTPWEGGMSYGTLALHIASSTQMFANMVSKGEFTPPQTKDEWTTLEDVQRLVHEYTEATKEILASITNEQLQAEITFFGQTAPAHVFLSKTLDHEIHHKGQLLTYARIAGVKELPFFM; this is translated from the coding sequence ATGTTAAATATGGATAGCTATACACCGCATTGGCTGACCCATCGCGAGGTCCTACATAAGCTGGTCACACTAGATCAGGATAATCTTGTTCACTTCACCCCTTGGGAAGGCGGAATGAGCTACGGAACGCTTGCCCTTCACATCGCCAGCTCTACACAAATGTTCGCGAACATGGTCAGCAAGGGGGAATTCACCCCTCCGCAAACCAAAGATGAATGGACAACACTCGAAGACGTACAACGTCTTGTGCATGAGTATACAGAAGCGACGAAGGAGATTCTTGCTTCCATAACAAACGAGCAGCTGCAGGCAGAAATTACGTTCTTCGGCCAAACTGCACCTGCTCATGTGTTCTTAAGTAAAACGCTGGATCACGAAATTCATCATAAGGGCCAATTACTCACGTATGCGCGAATTGCTGGTGTGAAAGAGCTTCCTTTCTTTATGTAA
- a CDS encoding carbohydrate ABC transporter permease: protein MKNRLTPFYWMTLPAVALFFVFMTLPALQGLYYSFTNWNGFGDQYDMVGFKNYINLFADENVWNAYGFTIKYAIVATIFINIISLLIALGLNAKIKYRNFFRAIYFLPNILSILIVGYIFNYLFSNVFPIWGENLGLTALSTNILGSQDLAWVGVVSVAIWQGIAFNTILYLAGLQTIPTDLYEASNLDGAGKWREFWSITFPLIAPFFTINMVLAMKNSLMVFDLIVAMTNGGPGRATQSIAHLIYTGGFEGGEFAYQSANAIIYFILIAIISIIQLRFLQRRESDM, encoded by the coding sequence ATGAAGAATCGGCTTACTCCGTTCTACTGGATGACTTTGCCTGCCGTAGCACTGTTCTTTGTGTTTATGACCCTGCCTGCATTGCAAGGGTTGTATTACTCATTTACGAACTGGAACGGCTTCGGCGATCAATATGATATGGTTGGATTCAAAAATTATATTAATCTGTTTGCAGATGAGAACGTGTGGAATGCATACGGATTTACTATTAAATATGCCATTGTGGCAACCATCTTCATTAATATTATCAGCTTGCTGATTGCGCTGGGACTGAATGCGAAGATCAAATACCGGAATTTCTTCCGGGCGATATATTTCCTTCCCAACATTTTGAGCATTCTGATCGTCGGATATATATTCAACTACCTGTTCTCGAACGTATTCCCGATCTGGGGTGAAAATCTAGGACTGACTGCCCTGTCCACCAATATATTGGGCAGCCAGGATCTCGCATGGGTTGGGGTCGTATCGGTTGCGATCTGGCAAGGGATTGCATTCAACACCATCCTGTATCTTGCCGGGCTGCAGACCATCCCAACGGATCTGTATGAGGCGTCCAATCTGGACGGAGCGGGCAAATGGCGTGAATTCTGGAGTATTACGTTCCCGCTTATCGCTCCATTCTTCACGATCAACATGGTTCTTGCCATGAAGAACTCGCTTATGGTCTTCGATCTCATTGTAGCCATGACGAACGGTGGACCAGGACGGGCCACACAATCCATCGCACACTTGATCTATACCGGCGGTTTCGAAGGCGGCGAGTTTGCTTATCAATCGGCCAATGCCATCATTTACTTCATTCTGATCGCCATTATATCGATTATTCAGCTTCGATTTCTGCAGAGAAGGGAGAGTGACATGTAA